A window of the Budorcas taxicolor isolate Tak-1 chromosome 10, Takin1.1, whole genome shotgun sequence genome harbors these coding sequences:
- the LOC128054786 gene encoding olfactory receptor 4F3/4F16/4F29-like yields MKLMDGGNRSVVSEFLLQGLTSSWEIQILLFLFFTVFYIASMLGNLLIVLTILSDHHLHSPMYFLLANLSFIDTGVSSIATPKMISDLFRRHKVISLRGCVTQMFFIHTVGGAEMVLLIVMAYDRYVAICKPLHYLTIMSLRMCTSLLAVAWTIGLIHSVAQLAFVVNLPFCGPSEMDSFYCDFPRFIKLACTDMYRLEFLVTANSGFISMGTFCILMVSYIFILVTVRKHSSGGSSKALSTLSAHITVVVFFFGPCIIVYVWPFPTLPIDKFLAIFDVLITPFMNPIIYTFRNKEMKMAMRRLFGKVLSFRKSSHAQSKKFRLILTIFGN; encoded by the coding sequence ATGAAGTTGATGGATGGAGGaaatcgctcagtggtgtctgaattTTTGCTGCAGGGACTCACCAGTTCTTGGGAGATCcagattcttctttttctatttttcacagTATTTTATATAGCGAGTATGTTGGGAAACCTTCTCATTGTGCTCACAATTCTCTCAGACCACCATTTACATTCGCCCATGTACTTTTTGTTGGCCAATCTCTCCTTCATTGACACAGGTGTTTCCAGCATTGCAACCCCAAAGATGATTTCTGACCTTTTCAGAAGACACAAAGTCATCTCCTTGAGAGGCTGCGTCACTCAGATGTTCTTTATTCACACTGTCGGGGGTGCAGAGATGGTGCTGCTCATAGTCATGGCCTATGACCGGTACGTTGCTATCTGTAAGCCGCTCCACTACCTGACCATCATGAGCCTTAGAATGTGCACTTCTCTTCTGGCTGTTGCTTGGACCATTGGACTCATCCACTCTGTGGCCCAGCTGGCTTTTGTTGTCAATTTACCCTTTTGTGGCCCCAGTGAAATGGATAGCTTTTACTGTGATTTTCCTCGGTTCATCAAACTTGCATGTACAGACATGTATAGGCTGGAGTTTCTGGTCACTGCCAACAGTGGCTTCATCTCCATGGGCACCTTCTGTATCCTGATGGTGTCTTACATCTTCATCCTGGTCACGGTTCGCAAACACTCCTCAGGTGGTTCATCCAAGGCCCTTTCTACCCTCTCAGCTCACATCACTGTGGTAGTTTTTTTCTTTGGCCCTTGCATTATTGTCTATGTGTGGCCATTCCCTACCTTACCCATAGATAAATTTTTAGCCATCTTTGATGTTCTAATTACTCCTTTTATGAATCCTATTATCTATACATTTAGAAACAAAGAGATGAAGATGGCAATGAGGAGACTGTTTGGTAAGGTTTTAAGTTTCAGGAAGAGTTCTCATGCACAATCCAAGAAATTCAGATTGATCTTGACTATTTTTGGAAATTAA